In a single window of the Olivibacter sp. SDN3 genome:
- the uxuA gene encoding mannonate dehydratase yields MSNNKLLQGWRWYGPNDPVSLQDVKQAGAAAIVTALHHIPHGAVWPLEDIKERKELIEKEGLTWAVVESVPVHEAIKTKRGDVDQYLENYRQTLSNLADCGIKTVCYNFMPVLDWTRTQLDLVMKDGSKALYFDWTDLAIFDRYVLQREGAKQDYPKNIQEKAAKRFQTMDAEKLEALSEVVLMGIPSEDPIGLEDLQDSIDIYKTIGKEGLRENLLYFLSNIAGVCEEKGIHMTIHPDDPPYPILGLPRIVSSKEDLLFIINQETREFNGICFCTGSLGAGIANDVPDMLQGVKHRVHFAHLRNVKKDKEGNFYEADHLGGDVNMYEVVKILCEENQRRREPIPFRPDHGHQMLDDLNKVSNPGYSAIGRLRGLAELRGLELGITGDY; encoded by the coding sequence ATGTCGAATAATAAATTACTTCAAGGCTGGCGTTGGTATGGTCCAAATGACCCGGTTTCTCTTCAAGATGTTAAGCAAGCAGGCGCTGCCGCAATTGTTACAGCATTGCATCACATTCCACACGGAGCTGTTTGGCCTCTGGAAGACATAAAAGAGCGTAAAGAATTAATTGAGAAGGAAGGACTTACTTGGGCCGTGGTAGAAAGTGTTCCTGTGCACGAAGCGATTAAAACAAAGCGTGGAGATGTTGACCAATATTTGGAAAATTACAGACAAACGCTCAGCAACCTTGCCGATTGCGGTATCAAAACAGTATGTTATAATTTTATGCCCGTATTGGATTGGACAAGAACGCAGCTTGATCTGGTCATGAAAGATGGTTCAAAAGCGTTGTATTTTGACTGGACGGACTTGGCAATTTTTGATCGGTATGTACTTCAGCGGGAAGGTGCTAAACAAGATTATCCTAAAAATATTCAGGAGAAAGCAGCAAAGCGCTTTCAAACAATGGACGCAGAAAAACTGGAAGCACTGAGCGAAGTTGTATTAATGGGAATTCCTTCTGAGGATCCGATTGGATTAGAAGACTTGCAAGACAGTATAGACATCTATAAAACAATAGGTAAGGAGGGGCTGCGAGAAAATCTACTTTATTTTCTTTCAAACATTGCTGGAGTTTGTGAGGAAAAAGGGATACATATGACTATTCATCCTGATGATCCTCCCTATCCAATATTGGGTTTACCACGAATTGTAAGCTCAAAAGAAGATCTTCTTTTTATTATAAATCAAGAAACGAGAGAATTTAATGGTATTTGTTTTTGCACAGGGTCTTTGGGGGCTGGTATAGCTAATGATGTTCCCGATATGTTGCAAGGGGTAAAGCATAGGGTACACTTTGCACATTTACGGAATGTAAAGAAAGATAAGGAAGGTAATTTTTATGAGGCCGATCACTTAGGAGGGGATGTAAATATGTATGAGGTGGTGAAAATATTGTGTGAGGAAAATCAACGTCGTCGGGAGCCGATACCTTTTAGACCAGACCACGGTCATCAAATGTTAGACGATTTGAACAAGGTGTCTAATCCTGGATATTCTGCTATTGGAAGGCTTAGAGGATTAGCAGAGTTGAGAGGACTTGAACTGGGAATTACTGGGGATTATTAA
- a CDS encoding RNA methyltransferase, which produces MANFLPHKLVADLQREFHINAEQFIQEHETGEQITSVRINPAKQSGAFNNLSNVPWCKEGYYLNARPVFTLDPLFHAGTYYVQEASSMFISHIIKTILPDKTPSIVLDLCAAPGGKSTLLNSTLHSDSLLVANEIIKTRVGTLADNLTKWGNINTIVTNNDPASFSRLPGYFDLMLVDAPCSGSGMFRKDPQTINQWSEESVKLCSQRQQRILADSLIALKENGILIYSTCSYSVEENEAIADWLCDHYDMESIQIPIDSNWGIDETLSPKHQCYGYRFYPGKLKGEGFFTSCFIKKESQHTFNRKKIKSQQNQVDSSIFRNWIKADIDSTLFSFKEDILLFPRHQLTALQIIQNVLYLKKVGTKVGKVNKRDVIPHHELALSNYQHTHIQKVELSLTTALQYLRKADIAIETSISGWALACYHGFALGWMKVLPNRINNYYPKDWRIFNL; this is translated from the coding sequence ATGGCAAATTTTCTCCCTCATAAATTAGTGGCAGATCTACAGCGTGAATTCCACATTAATGCTGAGCAATTTATACAGGAGCACGAAACCGGGGAACAAATAACCTCTGTTAGAATTAATCCTGCAAAACAAAGCGGTGCTTTCAACAATCTATCAAATGTACCTTGGTGTAAAGAGGGGTACTATTTAAATGCAAGACCAGTTTTCACATTAGACCCCTTATTTCATGCAGGCACCTATTATGTACAGGAAGCCTCTTCCATGTTTATCTCTCATATCATTAAAACGATTCTACCAGACAAAACTCCTTCCATCGTATTGGATTTATGTGCCGCTCCAGGAGGAAAAAGTACATTACTTAACAGCACCCTTCACTCCGATAGTTTACTCGTTGCCAACGAAATCATCAAAACCCGAGTAGGCACCTTGGCCGACAATCTTACCAAATGGGGCAACATCAATACCATAGTGACCAATAATGACCCGGCTTCTTTCAGTAGATTACCTGGATACTTTGACCTAATGTTAGTTGATGCACCGTGCTCTGGTTCTGGGATGTTTAGAAAAGATCCACAAACGATTAATCAATGGTCAGAAGAATCCGTAAAGCTTTGCAGCCAAAGACAGCAGCGCATATTAGCCGACAGTTTGATTGCTTTAAAAGAAAACGGCATACTCATTTATTCTACTTGCTCCTATTCAGTCGAAGAAAATGAAGCGATTGCCGATTGGCTTTGTGATCATTACGACATGGAAAGTATTCAAATACCTATTGATAGTAACTGGGGCATTGACGAAACACTATCGCCCAAACACCAATGTTATGGCTATCGGTTTTATCCCGGAAAACTAAAAGGAGAGGGCTTTTTTACAAGTTGTTTTATAAAAAAAGAGTCTCAACACACTTTCAACAGAAAAAAGATAAAGAGCCAACAAAACCAGGTCGACAGTTCTATTTTCAGAAACTGGATAAAAGCGGATATCGACTCAACACTATTTTCGTTCAAAGAGGATATTCTCTTGTTTCCAAGGCATCAGCTAACAGCCTTACAGATCATACAAAATGTACTATACCTAAAAAAGGTAGGCACAAAGGTGGGAAAAGTAAACAAACGGGATGTCATCCCCCATCATGAGTTAGCACTAAGTAATTATCAACATACACATATACAAAAAGTAGAATTATCTTTAACAACTGCTTTACAGTATCTGAGGAAAGCAGATATAGCTATTGAAACATCCATTTCGGGCTGGGCTTTAGCATGTTATCATGGCTTTGCTCTGGGTTGGATGAAAGTACTGCCGAATAGAATAAATAATTATTATCCAAAAGATTGGCGTATCTTCAACCTCTAA
- the uxaC gene encoding glucuronate isomerase — MANFVDDNFLLQSTIAEQLFHEYAKDLPIIDYHSHLPPDVIAKNENFENITKLWLAGDHYKWRAQRVLGVEERFITGSTSDLEKFRVWAACVPYTLRNPLYHWTHMELKNPFGIKELLNEANADEVYSATGEQLKGAAFTPKGFLNNFNVEMVGTTDDPLSSLTDHQVIAESSYNVKILPSFRPDKVFDIAKGDTYRAYISDLEQVSAIAIKDLGSLLAALQQRVDYFHAKGCRIADHGLSHMPTIKYSVSAIESVFLEVLEGNDNKASEFQEVFTGYVLNALCGMYAAKNWVQQFHLGALRNNNTRKLAELGADTGYDSIGDYAQAVNLSAFLNALEEKEVLAKTIIYNLNGSDNDIFAAMTGNFQSEGIRGKIQFGSGWWFMDQLHGMTDQMNSLSNIGLISCFVGMLTDSRSFLSYSRHEYFRRLLCNMFAEDIKNGLLPHDLEWTGKIIQDICYYNAKSYFEL; from the coding sequence ATGGCCAATTTTGTCGATGATAATTTTCTACTGCAGTCAACTATAGCTGAACAATTATTTCATGAATATGCAAAGGATTTACCGATCATAGATTATCATTCTCATCTTCCTCCTGATGTGATAGCAAAAAATGAAAATTTCGAAAATATTACTAAGTTATGGCTAGCTGGAGATCATTACAAGTGGCGCGCTCAACGTGTTTTGGGGGTGGAAGAACGATTTATTACAGGTAGCACATCCGACTTGGAGAAATTCAGGGTATGGGCAGCATGTGTGCCCTATACGTTAAGGAATCCGCTGTATCATTGGACACATATGGAGCTTAAAAATCCGTTTGGGATTAAGGAACTATTAAATGAGGCTAATGCGGATGAAGTTTACAGTGCAACGGGGGAACAGCTAAAAGGTGCAGCCTTTACACCGAAGGGCTTTCTGAACAATTTCAACGTAGAGATGGTGGGAACCACAGATGATCCGCTATCCTCCCTGACTGATCATCAAGTAATTGCCGAGTCGTCCTACAATGTGAAAATATTGCCTTCTTTTCGACCAGATAAAGTTTTTGATATTGCTAAAGGAGATACTTATCGGGCTTATATATCCGATCTGGAACAAGTCTCAGCAATTGCTATTAAGGATTTGGGTAGCTTACTAGCTGCTTTGCAGCAACGAGTAGATTATTTCCATGCTAAAGGATGTAGAATTGCGGATCACGGCCTTTCGCACATGCCTACCATTAAGTATTCTGTTAGTGCTATAGAAAGCGTGTTTCTGGAGGTGCTTGAAGGGAATGACAATAAAGCAAGTGAATTTCAGGAGGTGTTTACGGGGTACGTGTTAAATGCCTTATGCGGGATGTATGCTGCTAAAAATTGGGTGCAGCAGTTTCACTTAGGGGCACTACGAAACAACAATACACGTAAGCTGGCTGAACTTGGAGCAGATACGGGGTATGATTCAATAGGTGATTATGCGCAGGCGGTAAACCTATCGGCTTTTTTAAATGCATTGGAGGAAAAAGAAGTATTAGCAAAAACTATTATTTATAACCTTAATGGTTCGGATAACGATATTTTCGCTGCAATGACAGGTAATTTTCAATCTGAAGGAATCCGGGGGAAAATACAGTTTGGTTCTGGATGGTGGTTTATGGATCAACTGCACGGTATGACTGATCAGATGAATAGCCTGTCCAATATAGGTCTGATTTCCTGTTTTGTAGGCATGTTAACAGATTCAAGAAGTTTTCTCTCATATTCACGTCACGAGTATTTTAGAAGGTTATTGTGCAATATGTTCGCCGAGGATATAAAAAATGGCCTTTTACCCCATGATCTGGAATGGACTGGCAAGATCATACAGGATATTTGTTATTATAATGCTAAATCCTATTTTGAATTATAA
- a CDS encoding LacI family DNA-binding transcriptional regulator, with amino-acid sequence MTNNSVTLRDIANALKLSTSTVSKALRDSYEISDKTKRKVNSYAKKVGYQPNTIAKSLKEGKSRSIGVVICSIDNTFVSQMLNGIDSACNARGYSIMIMQSKESHEQEKKCIELLQARSIDGLLVSPASETTNVDHLKTFLHAGLPIVLFDRFNDELEVPKVSIDNLEAAYQATEHLIKNGYHRIALLHSNTLLNINIERLEGYEKALKQHQITVNPDYIKPCDFQNSTTLQKSIVEAIEQLMALPAPPNAILTTSDQISTQSVGIIRNLGYNIPEDIALIGFTNTNLASSLNPPLSTIYQPAIAIGEQAALKLINMVEGKDDDPHQVIKLHTTLIERTSSKPKNF; translated from the coding sequence ATGACAAATAACAGTGTAACACTCCGAGACATTGCAAACGCGTTGAAATTATCAACGTCTACCGTTTCAAAGGCACTAAGAGATAGTTATGAGATTAGTGATAAAACAAAAAGAAAAGTTAACAGCTATGCAAAAAAGGTAGGTTATCAACCAAATACGATAGCTAAGAGTCTAAAAGAAGGTAAAAGCAGGTCGATAGGTGTTGTTATTTGTTCTATTGACAATACTTTTGTTTCACAAATGCTAAATGGCATAGATAGTGCCTGTAATGCCCGTGGTTACAGCATTATGATAATGCAGAGCAAAGAATCTCATGAGCAGGAAAAAAAATGCATAGAATTATTACAGGCTAGATCTATTGATGGGCTTTTGGTATCTCCTGCCTCTGAAACCACCAACGTTGATCATCTCAAAACATTTTTACATGCCGGCCTTCCTATTGTGCTATTTGATCGCTTTAATGATGAACTGGAAGTACCAAAAGTAAGTATCGATAATTTAGAGGCAGCTTATCAAGCTACTGAACATTTGATAAAAAATGGATACCATCGCATAGCCTTACTTCATAGTAATACGCTTTTAAACATCAATATCGAACGCCTTGAGGGTTATGAAAAAGCACTAAAACAACATCAAATTACTGTTAATCCCGATTATATAAAGCCTTGCGACTTTCAGAATTCAACTACGCTACAAAAAAGCATTGTAGAGGCTATTGAACAACTAATGGCTCTTCCCGCTCCTCCCAACGCTATACTAACTACAAGTGACCAAATCAGCACACAAAGCGTGGGTATCATTCGCAATTTAGGTTATAACATACCTGAAGACATCGCGCTAATTGGCTTTACCAACACCAACCTTGCTTCTTCTTTAAATCCTCCGTTAAGCACGATATATCAACCAGCAATAGCCATTGGTGAGCAAGCGGCGCTTAAACTTATTAATATGGTTGAGGGTAAAGACGATGATCCTCATCAGGTCATAAAGCTACACACAACACTCATCGAGCGAACATCAAGTAAGCCGAAGAATTTTTAA